One Loxodonta africana isolate mLoxAfr1 chromosome 15, mLoxAfr1.hap2, whole genome shotgun sequence genomic window carries:
- the LOC100670645 gene encoding putative olfactory receptor 10D4 produces MTMRNHTPITEFLLMGIPHTEGMENVLLVLFLGLYLLTLLGNLLILLAILASSNLHTPMYFFLGNLSVFDIFFPSVSSPKMMLCLMGHSHTISFQGCATQLFFYHFLGCTECFLYTVMAYDRFAAICHPLRYMVIMSHRVCAILTLGTWMGSCVHASVLTFLVFKLPYCGPNEVDNFFCDIPMMLSLACADISLAQTVSFTNVGIVALMCFLLILTSYTRIVISVLKISSPEGRRRAFSTCSAHLTSILLFYGPVVLIYLRPASSPWLDTVVQVLNNIVTPSLNPLIYTLRNKAVKLALRKVLIPGGSVC; encoded by the coding sequence ATGACAATGAGGAACCACACTCCAATTACTGAGTTCCTCCTGATGGGAATCCCTCATACAGAAGGGATGGAAAATGTGCTCTTGGTCTTATTCCTGGGCTTGTACCTTCTCACTCTGCTTGGGAacctgctcattcttctggccatcCTAGCTTCCTCtaacctccacacccccatgtatttCTTTCTGGGAAACCTGTCAGTGTTTGACATATTTTTCCCTTCAGTGAGTTCTCCCAAAATGATGCTCTGCCTAATGGGGCACAGCCACACCATCTCCTTCCAGGGCTGTGCAACTCAGCTCTTCTTTTACCATTTCCTGGGCTGTACTGAGTGTTTTCTGTACAccgtgatggcctatgaccgctttgCAGCCATCTGCCACCCCTTGCGATACATGGTCATCATGAGCCATCGGGTGTGTGCCATCTTGACTCTGGGCACCTGGATGGGGAGCTGTGTGCATGCCTCTGTCCTCACATTTCTCGTCTTTAAGTTACCCTACTGTGGCCCCAATGAGGTGGACAATTTCTTCTGTGATATCCCCATGATGCTGTCCCTAGCCTGTGCTGACATCTCTCTGGCTCAGACGGTGAGTTTTACCAATGTAGGTATTGTTGCTCTCATGTGTTTCCTTCTTATCCTCACTTCTTATACTCGCATTGTTATCTCAGTATTGAAAATCAGCTCACCAGAAGGCAGGCGCAGAGCCTTCTCAACCTGCAGTGCCCACCTGACCTCTATCCTGCTCTTCTATGGTCCTGTGGTGCTCATTTATCTGCGGCCTGCTTCCAGCCCGTGGCTGGATACTGTGGTTCAGGTGTTGAATAATATTGTTACCCCTTCCCTTAATCCTTTGATTTACACCTTGAGAAACAAGGCTGTGAAGTTGGCTCTGAGAAAAGTGCTAATCCCAGGGGGAAGTGTTTGTTGa